A single region of the Silene latifolia isolate original U9 population chromosome 8, ASM4854445v1, whole genome shotgun sequence genome encodes:
- the LOC141597266 gene encoding mitochondrial import inner membrane translocase subunit TIM17-2-like: protein MGTPETSREPCPDRILDDLGGAFAMGALGGSAFHFIRGTMNSPKGEKFLGGIQTMRMNAPRTGGGFAAWGGLFSTFDCTMVYLRQKEDPWNSIFAGAATGGFLQMRQGIKAAGKSAAFGAILLGMIEGAGIMLNRIMSPPVGYEDPAMAGYPGFPGQQPGGYPGFPGQQPGGVGVGVGMGGEVNEGGGVSGWFGGLFSGKKDDGGSGSGSGGGGGGGSETKVLESFDTPTAMPTFDYK, encoded by the coding sequence ATGGGAACACCAGAAACCTCAAGAGAACCATGTCCAGACCGAATCCTAGACGACTTGGGTGGCGCCTTCGCCATGGGAGCATTAGGCGGATCAGCTTTCCATTTCATCCGAGGTACAATGAATTCACCAAAAGGTGAAAAATTCTTAGGAGGAATTCAAACCATGAGAATGAACGCACCAAGAACCGGTGGTGGGTTCGCTGCTTGGGGTGGATTATTCTCAACATTTGATTGTACAATGGTTTACCTTCGTCAGAAGGAAGATCCATGGAATTCTATATTCGCTGGTGCTGCAACTGGTGGGTTTTTGCAGATGAGACAAGGGATTAAAGCTGCTGGTAAAAGTGCTGCGTTTGGTGCGATTTTATTGGGGATGATTGAAGGTGCTGGGATTATGCTTAATAGGATTATGTCTCCGCCAGTTGGGTATGAGGATCCGGCTATGGCGGGTTATCCTGGGTTTCCGGGTCAGCAACCGGGTGGGTATCCTGGGTTTCCGGGTCAGCAACCGGGTggtgtgggtgtgggtgtgggtATGGGTGGGGAGGTGAATGAAGGTGGTGGTGTGAGTGGGTGGTTTGGTGGGTTGTTTAGTGGGAAGAAGGATGATGGCGGTTCAGGGAGCGggagtggtggtggcggtggtggtgggagTGAGACTAAGGTTTTGGAGAGTTTTGATACGCCTACTGCTATGCCCACTTTCGATTACAAGTGA
- the LOC141595712 gene encoding mitochondrial import inner membrane translocase subunit TIM17-1-like — MAPRTGGSFAVWSALFETMSGGLAHVRHKEDPWNSILAGGFTSAFLSIRKGFRPAFSQFLIGGALLACIEGVTIMTRRSVEMQSQNYPQYDSVPSPVPEAKNMSEPGWLRWRFGRGKDDDNEGDNVSKTKVLESVDTLPPPMPTFNFQ, encoded by the coding sequence ATGGCGCCTCGCACTGGAGGCTCCTTCGCGGTATGGTCAGCCCTCTTTGAGACAATGTCAGGAGGGCTGGCTCATGTCCGTCATAAGGAAGACCCTTGGAATAGTATTTTAGCAGGAGGGTTTACGTCTGCCTTTCTCTCTATTCGTAAGGGGTTTAGGCCGGCTTTTAGCCAGTTTCTTATCGGTGGGGCGTTGTTGGCTTGTATAGAGGGAGTTACGATCATGACTCGGCGGTCTGTTGAGATGCAGTCTCAGAATTACCCTCAGTATGATTCCGTCCCAAGTCCGGTTCCTGAGGCGAAGAATATGTCCGAACCAGGATGGTTACGATGGAGGTTCGGTAGAGGGAAGGATGATGACAACGAGGGAGATAATGTTAGTAAGACTAAGGTTTTGGAGAGTGTTGATACATTGCCACCACCAATGCCCACGTTCAACTTTCAGTAA